Proteins encoded together in one Candidatus Xianfuyuplasma coldseepsis window:
- a CDS encoding immunoglobulin-like domain-containing protein, which yields MKKVLVFLSVFAFALGLAACKDEVDPVDAENIADALQKLSLDISDPLAVTEDITLPAEGLHDVTITWSSDNTDVIANDGTVTRPAVGEADVTVKITATITLGDLTETKEFTVKVKAEVPSLAVTMAEFLSETVAVGDVVELTGTVIGVIPDAGYHLYADGVATYVYVGAAFDPVVGDNVTVKGSKTIYYNLVELEDVQSTTINSSGNDMPAAVATTLEDIYAESNTDSQFYNMWVTFDGWVHEVPAGQYTNTHISWYDADLNYYDVMVYYNSGSDAAITTLEGLYGHKITAEVIIKDYHSQGYWRINAAKDAVATDLGELTDQDKANLAAAMVEFTGLDALISNLALPAGNEDMGATFAWASDNEAAVSSAGVVTAVAGSEGLATLTLTATVGTATAEKTFDCVVMDLNDAQPTSVDEALDAPDDSYVIVTGVVTGFYYDNPFIQDADGTAIVVEDMEGMVMVGDEIVVSGFIATDDYYDERRLIEDAVLQEVVSSGNELFVIDDQDNTIVVADNSLAITNKLYNMDLTVANAPANASENPVIDTYGYVFFVGDGTTFLTMKAEDFMPGFADMYVAGDVINLTFIMSDVHFNNIRMAAVIPPMQDWVAYGWTMTETDGEFSFDYSGTDANQFWNNNAQLPLWPLGEYTTSIDVTLTAPAEDFMLKVEITGGANLEVPFTGTGAEQVVSIPLDSFTEEQIPQLNLIVLFATTVDGTGTIVVHGVEFVETLPTPDWNAYGWTMVQTEDAYIFGYSGTDSSQFWNNNAQFPIDPALDPLTQAIDVTLMAEAGETFMLKIEITGGANLEVPFTATGEEQVVSIPLSGFTAEQIPQLNLIVLFATTVDGVGDIAVYSVEKVMPDWNAYGWTMTIDGDDYTFGFSGTDANQFWNNNAQYPLPEPLAANTASVDVTLTAPAQDFMLKIEITGGAFLEVPFTGTGAEQVVSIPLDGFTAEQIPQLSLIVLFATTVDGTGDITVHGIEYVEAAPEPDVFISEYIEGSSSNKAIELYNPTDAAIDLTGYVVVLYSNGSTDPGNTLDLTGQTIGAGETLVIYNSGAVADITDVGDISSNITYYNGNDAVTLEKDGVVIDIIGEIGVDTTWTVGDGATAEYTLRRDPSVGMGNATFTPSEWVVFPQNTFDGLGAHTVN from the coding sequence ATGAAGAAAGTACTTGTATTTTTGTCTGTTTTCGCATTTGCACTTGGATTAGCTGCTTGTAAAGACGAAGTTGATCCAGTAGATGCTGAGAATATTGCAGACGCGCTTCAAAAATTGTCTTTAGACATTTCAGACCCACTCGCGGTTACTGAAGACATTACGTTACCTGCTGAAGGTCTTCATGACGTTACAATTACGTGGTCGTCAGATAACACCGATGTTATCGCAAATGACGGAACTGTAACTCGTCCTGCTGTAGGAGAAGCTGATGTAACTGTTAAAATTACGGCAACCATCACCCTCGGAGATTTAACGGAAACCAAAGAATTTACGGTAAAAGTTAAAGCGGAAGTTCCTAGTCTTGCTGTTACAATGGCAGAGTTTCTTAGTGAAACGGTCGCCGTTGGTGACGTTGTTGAGTTAACTGGTACTGTTATTGGTGTCATTCCGGATGCTGGATACCATCTATATGCTGATGGTGTTGCTACTTACGTTTATGTAGGTGCTGCATTTGATCCTGTTGTTGGAGATAATGTTACAGTAAAAGGATCCAAAACAATCTATTACAACTTAGTTGAATTAGAAGATGTCCAAAGCACAACCATTAATTCAAGTGGAAATGATATGCCTGCCGCTGTGGCAACAACATTAGAAGACATCTATGCAGAAAGCAATACAGACTCACAATTCTACAACATGTGGGTAACCTTCGATGGTTGGGTCCATGAAGTCCCAGCTGGACAATATACCAATACTCATATTTCATGGTATGACGCAGACTTAAACTACTATGACGTAATGGTATATTACAACTCTGGTTCAGATGCTGCAATCACCACGTTAGAAGGATTGTATGGACACAAAATCACTGCTGAAGTAATCATTAAAGATTATCATTCACAAGGATATTGGCGTATCAATGCAGCCAAAGACGCTGTTGCAACTGATTTAGGTGAATTAACCGATCAAGATAAAGCAAACTTAGCTGCTGCTATGGTTGAATTTACGGGATTAGATGCCTTAATTTCGAACTTAGCATTACCAGCTGGAAATGAAGACATGGGTGCTACATTTGCATGGGCTTCTGACAATGAAGCTGCTGTAAGCAGTGCTGGTGTTGTAACTGCTGTTGCTGGATCTGAAGGATTGGCTACATTAACCTTAACTGCAACCGTTGGTACTGCAACTGCTGAAAAAACATTTGATTGTGTCGTTATGGATTTAAATGATGCTCAACCTACTTCTGTAGATGAAGCATTAGACGCACCAGATGATTCCTATGTAATCGTTACTGGTGTTGTCACTGGATTCTATTATGACAATCCATTTATCCAAGATGCCGATGGTACTGCTATCGTTGTTGAAGATATGGAAGGTATGGTCATGGTTGGAGACGAAATCGTTGTATCTGGATTTATCGCTACCGATGACTATTACGACGAAAGACGCTTAATTGAAGATGCCGTCTTACAAGAAGTTGTTTCTTCTGGAAATGAATTATTCGTTATTGATGATCAAGATAATACCATCGTTGTAGCTGACAACAGCTTAGCTATTACAAACAAACTATACAACATGGATTTAACAGTTGCAAATGCTCCTGCAAATGCATCAGAAAATCCTGTAATTGATACCTATGGATATGTCTTCTTTGTTGGAGACGGAACAACATTCTTAACGATGAAAGCGGAAGACTTCATGCCTGGATTCGCAGATATGTATGTTGCTGGTGATGTGATTAACTTAACCTTCATCATGAGCGATGTTCACTTTAACAATATCCGTATGGCTGCTGTAATTCCACCTATGCAAGATTGGGTAGCTTACGGATGGACAATGACCGAAACCGATGGTGAGTTTTCATTTGATTATTCTGGAACGGATGCAAATCAATTCTGGAACAACAATGCACAACTACCATTATGGCCATTAGGTGAGTATACAACATCAATCGATGTTACACTAACTGCACCAGCTGAAGACTTCATGTTGAAAGTTGAAATAACTGGTGGCGCTAATTTAGAAGTTCCATTCACTGGTACAGGTGCAGAACAAGTAGTAAGTATTCCACTTGATAGCTTCACAGAAGAACAAATTCCACAATTAAATTTAATCGTATTATTTGCAACCACCGTTGATGGAACGGGAACAATCGTAGTTCATGGTGTAGAATTTGTTGAAACACTACCTACTCCTGATTGGAACGCATATGGATGGACCATGGTTCAAACAGAAGATGCATATATCTTCGGATATTCTGGAACCGATTCAAGTCAATTCTGGAACAACAATGCACAATTCCCAATTGATCCAGCACTTGATCCGTTAACTCAAGCAATTGACGTTACCTTAATGGCAGAAGCTGGTGAAACATTTATGTTGAAAATTGAAATCACTGGTGGAGCTAATTTAGAAGTACCATTTACGGCAACTGGTGAAGAACAAGTAGTAAGTATTCCATTATCTGGATTTACTGCTGAACAAATTCCTCAACTGAACTTAATCGTATTATTTGCAACTACTGTTGATGGTGTTGGAGACATCGCTGTTTACAGTGTTGAAAAAGTAATGCCAGACTGGAACGCCTATGGATGGACAATGACCATTGATGGTGATGACTATACATTTGGATTCTCTGGAACGGATGCAAACCAATTTTGGAACAACAATGCCCAATATCCACTTCCAGAACCACTAGCAGCTAATACGGCTAGCGTTGATGTAACATTAACCGCACCAGCTCAAGATTTCATGCTAAAAATTGAAATCACTGGTGGCGCATTCTTAGAGGTTCCATTTACTGGTACTGGCGCAGAACAAGTTGTCAGTATCCCACTTGATGGCTTTACCGCAGAACAAATTCCTCAATTAAGCTTAATCGTATTATTCGCAACCACCGTAGACGGTACTGGAGATATTACAGTCCATGGAATCGAATATGTTGAAGCTGCCCCTGAACCTGATGTATTCATTAGTGAGTATATTGAAGGATCTTCAAGCAATAAAGCTATTGAGTTATACAACCCAACCGATGCTGCGATTGATTTGACTGGATATGTTGTTGTACTATATTCAAACGGATCAACAGATCCTGGAAACACCTTGGATTTAACAGGTCAAACCATTGGTGCTGGTGAAACCCTCGTTATTTATAACAGTGGTGCAGTTGCCGATATTACAGACGTTGGTGACATAAGCTCCAACATAACATATTATAATGGTAATGATGCTGTTACATTGGAGAAAGATGGTGTTGTTATTGACATCATTGGTGAAATCGGTGTTGACACAACTTGGACAGTAGGCGATGGTGCTACTGCTGAGTATACATTACGTCGTGATCCATCTGTTGGTATGGGTAATGCTACATTCACTCCTAGTGAATGGGTTGTATTCCCTCAAAATACATTTGATGGATTAGGAGCTCACACAGTTAACTAA
- a CDS encoding thermonuclease family protein, translated as MKRIANTVVIIILIVLLSGCKTTPETTIEIPNFSGNTESMIIDYFDVEEYENYQFEYMDTDDEDLDGLFVELVNADVGDAFDREDTLIITILRYQLAQQPEYFQVLDMEYDGPLLDESFASIDYLDPRGGYFEVTLVQCTDGDTAVFDYPSDVYEAITSNAKSTRFLNMDTEESTNTKEEWGKPGSLYTCGLLEGAESIVLQTDPGDNLTGTYGRLLAWIWIQLPEEEDYQLLNYMVVKQGLAQVKFEFGAGETISYGEYTYNEWMHIAEDYAIENELGQWGSKLDYYWDYEENKPDYSRW; from the coding sequence ATGAAACGAATCGCTAACACCGTAGTTATTATCATTTTAATTGTTCTATTATCCGGTTGTAAAACAACTCCAGAAACAACAATTGAAATCCCTAATTTTAGCGGAAATACAGAATCGATGATCATCGATTATTTCGATGTGGAAGAATACGAAAATTATCAATTTGAATACATGGATACTGATGATGAGGATTTAGACGGATTGTTTGTCGAGTTGGTGAATGCAGACGTTGGTGATGCGTTTGATCGAGAAGATACATTAATTATCACAATCTTACGTTATCAACTAGCACAACAACCAGAGTACTTCCAAGTACTCGATATGGAGTACGATGGACCATTATTGGATGAATCCTTTGCAAGTATTGATTATTTAGATCCCCGCGGTGGCTATTTTGAAGTCACTTTAGTACAGTGTACAGATGGGGATACCGCGGTATTTGATTATCCTAGCGATGTCTATGAAGCCATCACATCCAACGCAAAATCAACACGGTTCTTAAATATGGATACCGAAGAATCAACTAACACCAAAGAAGAGTGGGGAAAACCAGGAAGTTTGTATACGTGTGGTTTGTTGGAAGGTGCAGAATCAATTGTATTACAAACGGATCCAGGAGATAATTTAACAGGGACCTATGGTCGCCTTCTCGCCTGGATATGGATTCAATTACCAGAGGAAGAAGACTATCAATTACTAAACTACATGGTTGTGAAACAAGGCTTGGCACAAGTAAAATTTGAGTTTGGTGCTGGGGAAACCATATCATATGGAGAATACACCTATAATGAATGGATGCACATCGCTGAAGATTACGCGATTGAGAATGAACTAGGACAATGGGGAAGCAAACTGGATTATTACTGGGATTACGAAGAAAATAAACCCGATTATAGTCGTTGGTAA
- a CDS encoding DHH family phosphoesterase yields MHKIIFDMIEKYDRIIIHRHKNPDGDAYGAQLGLKRLIELNYPDKDVYAVGDTNNFVFLGDMDIITDEVYHGALAIIVDVCVTSLISDDRYTLAEEVLVIDHHLNQPDFTCEAVIESSRIACSELITHEMMEREFQFDHLAATRLLTGIVTDSGRFRYPSTGPETLEMAAYLIRQGADMNWIYKQLYTEELNFKKLRGYFIEHFQLTEHKVAYMMNTKDLKDKFGVSTFVVSRAMVNQMSNIEGVDIWSNFTEDDDGSILVELRSANDSIVHIARKYGGGGHARACGCTVESFAQAHELLHDLDTFIESREHNG; encoded by the coding sequence ATGCATAAGATAATCTTTGATATGATCGAGAAATACGATCGAATTATCATTCATCGCCATAAGAATCCAGATGGCGATGCCTATGGGGCACAATTGGGATTAAAACGATTAATCGAACTAAATTATCCGGACAAAGACGTATATGCTGTTGGAGATACCAACAACTTTGTCTTTTTAGGCGATATGGATATTATTACCGATGAGGTATATCATGGAGCACTAGCCATTATTGTCGATGTCTGTGTTACCTCTTTAATCAGTGATGATCGCTATACTTTAGCAGAAGAAGTGTTGGTTATCGATCACCATCTGAATCAACCCGATTTTACCTGTGAAGCAGTTATTGAGTCTTCTCGAATTGCTTGTTCGGAGTTAATAACGCATGAAATGATGGAGCGAGAGTTTCAATTTGATCATCTTGCGGCTACACGGTTATTAACCGGGATTGTCACCGATAGTGGCCGGTTTCGCTATCCCTCAACCGGACCTGAAACCTTGGAAATGGCTGCCTATTTGATTCGTCAAGGCGCAGACATGAACTGGATTTACAAACAACTCTATACCGAAGAATTGAACTTTAAGAAACTTCGAGGTTATTTCATCGAACATTTCCAACTAACTGAACATAAAGTTGCTTACATGATGAACACCAAAGATTTAAAAGATAAATTTGGCGTATCGACATTCGTTGTATCCAGAGCCATGGTAAACCAAATGTCGAATATTGAAGGTGTTGATATTTGGTCGAACTTTACCGAGGATGACGATGGATCGATATTGGTGGAATTACGTTCTGCGAATGATTCCATTGTTCACATCGCTCGAAAATACGGTGGTGGTGGCCACGCAAGAGCATGTGGTTGCACGGTCGAATCTTTTGCCCAGGCACACGAATTACTGCACGATTTAGATACGTTTATTGAAAGTAGGGAACACAATGGATAA